In Fibrobacter sp. UWB2, the following are encoded in one genomic region:
- a CDS encoding ABC transporter ATP-binding protein yields MNISLKNISFSYSDSLDDAILKNLNLEIRSGECVVLAGESGCGKTTISKLINGLIPHYHSGTMDGDVLLGEKNTADMTLAEISRVVGSVFQNPRSQFFNIDTDCELAFGCENLGMDPEEIKQRMENVVQEFHLEHLLGRSIFNLSGGEKQKIACASVSATGPEIFVLDEPSANLDLKTIADLKEIVSRWKKAGKTVVIVEHRLYYLRDVADRICYVKDGQIAYEWTPAELEAKGAEYASSLGLRCMNLEMLNSVCHPGAEGDRIHYLSCSQLRQSIIFNNLTFSYHRKHPILDIDRLELPCGQITALVGHNGAGKSTLAQVLCGLLGSWHQKRAARKRGAYLIMQDVNHQFFTESVLDEVLLGMKPQNEKLALEILDGLNLKQYTENHPMALSGGQKQRVAVASGISSGSEIVVFDEPTSGLDYRQMLAVSATLKKLAASGKTLLVITHDPEFILNSCQSVIRMEHGKVVEQYPLLGNEKQLVKAMVK; encoded by the coding sequence ATGAACATTTCTCTAAAAAACATTTCCTTTTCTTACTCTGATTCCCTTGACGATGCGATTCTCAAAAACTTGAATCTGGAAATTCGTTCGGGCGAGTGTGTTGTGCTGGCGGGGGAGTCGGGCTGCGGGAAGACGACGATTTCAAAGCTCATTAACGGTTTGATTCCGCATTACCATTCGGGAACGATGGATGGCGATGTGTTGCTCGGCGAAAAAAATACCGCCGATATGACGCTAGCCGAAATTTCACGAGTTGTGGGTTCCGTTTTTCAGAATCCGCGTTCGCAATTTTTCAACATCGATACGGATTGCGAACTTGCTTTTGGCTGCGAAAATTTGGGAATGGATCCCGAAGAAATCAAACAGCGCATGGAGAATGTTGTTCAGGAATTTCATTTAGAGCATTTGCTTGGCCGTAGCATCTTTAACCTTTCGGGCGGCGAAAAACAGAAAATTGCGTGCGCATCTGTTTCGGCGACAGGACCTGAAATTTTTGTGCTCGATGAACCTTCTGCAAATCTGGATCTCAAGACGATTGCGGATTTGAAGGAAATTGTTTCGCGATGGAAAAAGGCGGGGAAGACGGTCGTTATCGTGGAGCATCGCCTTTACTATTTGCGTGATGTCGCCGACAGAATTTGTTATGTGAAAGATGGGCAAATTGCGTACGAATGGACTCCGGCAGAACTTGAAGCCAAAGGCGCTGAATATGCATCAAGCCTCGGACTCCGATGCATGAATCTGGAAATGTTGAATTCAGTCTGTCATCCTGGAGCCGAAGGCGATAGGATCCATTATCTCTCGTGTTCACAATTGCGACAATCCATAATATTCAACAATCTCACTTTCTCTTACCATCGCAAGCATCCAATTCTCGATATTGACCGTCTTGAACTCCCATGTGGACAAATTACGGCACTGGTTGGCCATAATGGTGCGGGCAAATCGACGCTTGCCCAAGTGCTGTGCGGCTTGCTGGGGAGCTGGCATCAAAAGCGTGCAGCACGCAAACGCGGCGCATACCTAATTATGCAAGACGTGAACCACCAGTTTTTTACCGAAAGCGTTCTGGACGAGGTCTTGCTGGGCATGAAACCGCAAAATGAAAAACTTGCTCTTGAAATTCTTGATGGACTCAATCTCAAGCAATATACGGAAAATCATCCGATGGCACTTTCGGGCGGGCAAAAACAGCGTGTCGCTGTAGCGAGCGGAATTTCAAGCGGCAGTGAAATTGTTGTTTTCGATGAACCCACAAGCGGTCTTGACTATCGGCAAATGCTTGCTGTTTCTGCAACGCTTAAAAAACTTGCTGCAAGCGGAAAAACTTTGCTCGTAATTACCCATGACCCTGAATTTATTTTGAATAGTTGTCAATCTGTGATACGCATGGAACACGGAAAAGTCGTAGAACAGTATCCGCTGTTAGGGAATGAGAAACAGCTTGTCAAGGCGATGGTGAAATGA
- a CDS encoding Rpn family recombination-promoting nuclease/putative transposase, which yields MSEENNATRRNHDPFFRWLFSDVGHLRNLLELAGKVNYDVGEFISTINMDTLVRIPDSYSEVDDTGEADLAFRVNVSTGAPILVGILLEHKSGRDPNVLDQIARYVNSVMKIYDKNRAFSGIPTMAIIFYNGRENWNPLKRLEEGYPEYFRGSVLPFHCAFVNMADIPDSDCLTCEDVATGMGVVAMKYAFNKEKLLEVLPQFRDSLRKMHRNEASCLLQKINIYLKEYVDEGVLKELDMAFVSVGQKYGFVSAGDVFRQRLAEARKEVDEERKKAEEEMLKTARGLYEDGVPLETLVRRFNLTEEQICGK from the coding sequence ATGAGCGAAGAAAATAATGCAACGAGACGAAACCACGATCCGTTTTTCCGTTGGCTGTTTTCTGATGTTGGGCATCTTAGAAATCTGTTGGAACTTGCTGGCAAAGTAAATTATGATGTTGGCGAATTCATATCGACTATAAATATGGATACTCTTGTCCGTATTCCAGATTCGTATTCAGAGGTTGACGATACGGGTGAAGCGGATTTGGCGTTTCGTGTGAATGTGTCGACAGGTGCTCCGATTTTGGTTGGAATTCTGTTAGAACATAAATCGGGACGGGATCCAAATGTTCTTGATCAGATTGCTCGTTATGTCAATTCTGTGATGAAGATTTATGATAAGAATCGTGCATTTAGCGGAATTCCGACGATGGCAATTATCTTTTATAATGGACGGGAAAATTGGAATCCACTTAAGAGACTTGAAGAGGGTTATCCGGAGTATTTTCGTGGTTCTGTATTGCCCTTCCATTGCGCTTTTGTGAATATGGCGGATATACCCGATAGCGACTGTTTGACATGCGAAGACGTTGCAACTGGAATGGGCGTTGTCGCAATGAAGTATGCGTTCAATAAGGAAAAGCTGTTAGAGGTCTTGCCTCAATTCCGTGATTCCTTGCGAAAAATGCACCGTAATGAGGCGTCTTGTCTATTGCAAAAAATAAACATATATTTGAAAGAGTACGTTGATGAAGGTGTTCTCAAGGAGCTGGATATGGCATTTGTAAGTGTTGGACAAAAATACGGCTTTGTTAGTGCCGGTGATGTGTTTCGTCAAAGACTTGCCGAAGCTCGCAAAGAAGTGGACGAAGAACGGAAAAAAGCTGAAGAAGAAATGCTTAAAACGGCTAGGGGACTTTATGAAGATGGGGTTCCCTTAGAGACTCTCGTTCGCAGATTTAATCTGACGGAAGAACAAATTTGTGGAAAGTGA
- a CDS encoding RND family transporter, with protein sequence MQVSRVNKVFARLGRFQVKFRWLILLATILETLAACLGLPQLQMTSSEEEWFDDWDKVKIDQAHFNDVFGSDDGYMVMVRANDVFAPEVLSAIDRLSKRLENEVPYADRVVSLTHNLSIPIANNEGFEVIDPFEGGIPTDSAQLAAKKSLIMSRESLVNNIVSDDAKETWVILSLKSYEGGIDFGKDSIAPFARNVILSDEFKSDKFEMLPTGMSYTEMEENEVISRECAMRIIFGFAVMLTCLILFVRSLRGVIVPAIATVGGIASVLGVNAWLGIIGDESMVALPVLLGMALSVGYSIHYINSFRMHFRRTGNRRESVINAVEETGWPILFTVITTVASLISFLFAGIRPIRWIGGISAGIVFMVYLYVIILIPILMSFGKNTKPDPTEVKAAGATKTDILFEFFGRKVCRHSGIVAAISAALMLAQMPGVMNIDVNMDYTKTMGEKIPFVTRLMDMLSGKLGSLYDFNVMVEFNDGDALKDPANMKRIETLEQKLGTLQLTKISGDKPRVQSVTRLVKEMNRTLNSDSTEYYKIPDAQDMLTQLLFLYEISDADALFERMDEDYKTTYIHIELSGYDAKKIVEDLDSAKSYAVQIFPDAKTSIVGEVVNYAEMNGKLVNGLLRSFGGSFVIIAIMMILAFGSIKAGLIGMIPNVAPVLLIGGVMGYSGMPLDMITMIVMPMILGIAVDDTIHMNNHIKYGYERTGSYKKALLLSYREIGKTMGMTTFILCAMFFVFIFSPMGALHNVGLLSIIGLAAALVADYTLTTALVYVTKPYGREKRNKQVR encoded by the coding sequence ATGCAAGTTTCTCGCGTTAATAAAGTTTTCGCCCGTCTGGGGCGTTTTCAAGTCAAATTCCGTTGGCTGATTTTACTCGCAACAATTCTTGAGACTCTCGCCGCATGCCTCGGGCTTCCGCAACTGCAAATGACCAGCAGCGAAGAAGAATGGTTTGACGATTGGGACAAAGTCAAAATCGACCAAGCGCACTTCAATGACGTTTTCGGCAGCGATGACGGCTATATGGTGATGGTCCGTGCTAACGATGTTTTTGCGCCCGAAGTTTTAAGCGCCATCGACCGACTTTCAAAACGCCTCGAAAATGAAGTCCCTTACGCTGACCGCGTCGTTTCACTCACGCATAACTTATCCATCCCCATCGCAAACAACGAGGGCTTTGAAGTCATCGACCCGTTCGAAGGCGGCATCCCGACAGATTCAGCACAACTCGCCGCCAAGAAATCGCTCATCATGAGCCGAGAATCGCTGGTAAACAACATCGTCTCTGACGACGCCAAAGAAACATGGGTTATTCTCTCGTTGAAATCATACGAAGGCGGCATCGATTTCGGCAAAGACAGCATCGCACCTTTCGCCCGCAACGTCATTCTCTCCGATGAATTCAAAAGCGACAAGTTCGAGATGCTCCCAACCGGCATGAGCTACACCGAAATGGAAGAGAACGAAGTTATCTCGCGTGAATGCGCTATGCGCATTATCTTCGGCTTTGCCGTCATGCTCACATGCCTTATTTTATTCGTACGCTCTTTGCGAGGAGTCATCGTCCCCGCCATCGCCACCGTCGGAGGAATCGCATCTGTTCTCGGCGTAAACGCTTGGCTCGGCATCATTGGCGACGAAAGCATGGTCGCGCTCCCCGTACTTTTGGGCATGGCACTTTCGGTGGGCTACTCTATCCATTACATCAATTCATTCCGCATGCACTTTAGGCGCACGGGCAACCGCCGCGAATCCGTGATAAACGCCGTCGAAGAAACAGGCTGGCCGATCCTCTTCACTGTTATCACTACCGTAGCCTCGCTGATTTCGTTCTTGTTCGCTGGCATCCGCCCTATCCGCTGGATTGGAGGCATTTCGGCAGGCATCGTGTTCATGGTTTATTTATACGTCATCATCTTGATTCCGATTCTCATGAGCTTCGGTAAAAATACAAAGCCCGACCCGACAGAAGTGAAAGCGGCCGGCGCCACCAAAACCGACATCCTCTTTGAATTCTTCGGTCGCAAAGTTTGCAGGCACAGCGGTATCGTCGCCGCGATTTCGGCCGCCTTAATGTTAGCGCAAATGCCGGGCGTGATGAACATTGACGTGAACATGGACTACACAAAAACGATGGGCGAAAAAATCCCGTTCGTCACAAGACTGATGGACATGCTCAGCGGCAAGCTCGGAAGCCTCTACGATTTCAACGTGATGGTCGAATTCAACGACGGCGATGCACTCAAAGATCCCGCCAATATGAAACGCATCGAAACGCTTGAGCAAAAACTCGGCACGCTCCAGCTCACAAAAATTTCAGGCGACAAGCCCCGCGTGCAATCCGTAACGCGGCTCGTGAAAGAAATGAACCGCACGCTGAACAGCGACAGCACGGAATACTACAAGATTCCCGATGCGCAGGATATGCTCACGCAATTGCTGTTCCTCTACGAAATTTCAGATGCGGATGCCCTCTTTGAACGCATGGACGAAGATTACAAAACAACATACATCCACATAGAACTTTCCGGATACGACGCCAAGAAAATCGTCGAAGACCTCGATTCCGCAAAATCGTACGCCGTCCAAATCTTCCCGGACGCCAAAACATCCATCGTCGGTGAAGTCGTAAACTACGCCGAAATGAACGGCAAACTCGTGAACGGACTGTTGCGTTCGTTCGGAGGCTCTTTCGTGATTATCGCCATCATGATGATTCTCGCATTCGGAAGCATCAAGGCAGGCCTCATCGGCATGATTCCAAACGTCGCGCCCGTACTTTTAATCGGCGGTGTCATGGGCTATTCGGGAATGCCGCTTGACATGATAACGATGATTGTGATGCCGATGATTTTGGGCATCGCTGTTGACGACACCATCCACATGAATAACCACATCAAATACGGTTATGAACGCACAGGCAGCTACAAAAAAGCGCTATTGCTCTCTTACCGCGAAATCGGAAAGACGATGGGCATGACGACATTCATTCTCTGCGCAATGTTCTTCGTGTTCATCTTCAGCCCCATGGGTGCATTGCACAACGTCGGATTACTCTCCATCATCGGCCTTGCAGCAGCCCTCGTTGCCGACTACACGCTTACCACCGCCCTTGTGTACGTCACCAAGCCCTACGGAAGAGAGAAACGAAATAAACAAGTCCGCTAA
- a CDS encoding energy-coupling factor transporter transmembrane component T has protein sequence MKLDPRTKLFLAVVANGMIFTAPLVYSLLMVVVASVLLLLEGKWKFVCTFFFVYLSAGFFFGQVKNLDIGTSGTIILASLFLMYRIMPACAVLYYVITTTKVNEFLACMSRMHVSNKVTIPLIVMIRFFPTVYDESRAIGNAMRMRGIRLFSLRTLKNPVAFLEYRLVPLLVSITKIGDELSIAAVTRGLSAETKRTCVAKIGFRWADFVVCAYCIAVVLFYVIPGLTGILPSV, from the coding sequence GTGAAACTAGACCCGCGGACAAAACTGTTTTTAGCTGTGGTGGCAAATGGTATGATTTTTACCGCTCCGCTTGTCTATAGCTTGTTGATGGTTGTTGTAGCGTCTGTTTTGCTGTTGCTTGAGGGAAAGTGGAAATTTGTTTGCACTTTCTTTTTTGTTTATTTGAGTGCAGGCTTTTTCTTTGGTCAGGTGAAAAATTTGGATATTGGTACCTCGGGTACGATAATTCTTGCATCGTTGTTTTTGATGTACCGTATTATGCCGGCCTGCGCTGTGCTTTATTATGTGATAACAACTACCAAGGTCAATGAATTTTTGGCATGCATGTCGCGAATGCATGTTTCGAACAAGGTGACGATACCCTTGATTGTGATGATTCGATTTTTCCCGACGGTGTATGATGAATCCCGTGCGATTGGCAATGCAATGCGAATGCGCGGAATCCGCTTGTTCAGTTTGCGGACTTTAAAAAATCCGGTGGCGTTTCTTGAATATCGGCTAGTTCCGCTTTTGGTTTCTATTACGAAAATTGGCGATGAACTTTCGATTGCGGCGGTAACTCGTGGACTCTCGGCAGAAACGAAACGCACTTGCGTTGCAAAGATTGGATTTCGCTGGGCGGATTTTGTTGTGTGCGCTTATTGTATTGCTGTTGTTTTGTTTTATGTCATTCCCGGTTTAACCGGGATTCTCCCTTCCGTATAG
- a CDS encoding flavodoxin, producing MKPYSDDYNTVLKQAQNDQHKQARPALKKKPDAKKWADYETIIIGYPNWWASIPMPIATLLESYDFTGKRILPFCSHGGGRFGQSITAIAKLAPNAKIGEGLSVHYSGGSSLSKDVAKWLEKNGVKTK from the coding sequence GTGAAGCCCTATTCCGACGACTACAACACCGTCTTGAAACAGGCGCAGAACGACCAGCACAAACAGGCGCGCCCGGCCCTCAAGAAAAAGCCCGACGCAAAGAAGTGGGCCGATTACGAAACGATTATCATCGGTTACCCCAACTGGTGGGCAAGTATTCCGATGCCTATTGCGACTTTGCTCGAAAGTTACGACTTTACGGGCAAGCGGATTTTGCCGTTCTGCTCCCACGGTGGCGGGCGCTTTGGCCAGAGCATCACCGCGATTGCGAAACTCGCGCCCAACGCAAAAATCGGCGAAGGCCTTTCGGTGCATTACTCCGGCGGTTCGAGTCTCTCGAAAGATGTGGCCAAGTGGCTCGAGAAAAACGGCGTGAAGACGAAATAA
- a CDS encoding DUF4405 domain-containing protein, which produces MPLDIAMTVATLVLMGGNYFFESTAVHEILGVVLLVLWAVHITLNRRFFLSLFKGRYNVFRILQAVVNCGILLCAIFLMVSGIMLSNHVFAWLGIESGASFARTAHLLASHWYYALMSLHIGLHVSLIANRLGLAGAFKSKAALVATRVVAVLVAGYGIYVFVIRGLWKYLFLQQSFFFFDTERGYALFFVDYIAIVVLFAVAVHYVAKLMKA; this is translated from the coding sequence ATGCCACTTGATATCGCGATGACGGTCGCGACGCTCGTGCTGATGGGCGGCAATTACTTCTTTGAATCGACTGCCGTTCACGAGATTCTGGGCGTGGTGCTGCTTGTTCTGTGGGCGGTGCACATCACGCTGAACCGGCGATTTTTCCTTTCGCTGTTCAAGGGCCGCTACAACGTATTCCGCATTTTGCAGGCAGTCGTGAATTGCGGAATCCTTTTGTGCGCGATTTTCCTGATGGTAAGTGGCATCATGCTTTCGAACCACGTGTTCGCCTGGCTCGGGATTGAATCGGGCGCAAGTTTTGCCCGCACGGCGCACCTGCTTGCAAGCCACTGGTATTACGCGCTCATGTCGCTCCACATCGGGCTGCATGTGAGCCTGATTGCAAACCGCTTGGGACTTGCTGGAGCATTCAAGTCAAAGGCGGCGCTTGTCGCAACCCGCGTGGTTGCCGTTCTTGTGGCGGGTTACGGAATTTACGTCTTTGTGATTCGCGGGCTTTGGAAATACTTGTTCCTGCAGCAGTCGTTCTTTTTCTTTGACACGGAACGCGGCTACGCCCTCTTTTTCGTGGACTATATCGCCATCGTCGTGTTGTTTGCCGTCGCGGTGCATTATGTGGCAAAACTCATGAAAGCGTAG
- a CDS encoding carboxymuconolactone decarboxylase family protein, producing MEKREVELIRLVSLVTQQSGDLLQEEVATALAQGLAPEEILEAIYQCAPYTGFPRTVDAVEIARSVFKAKNVKVDENRATVTAQSRLQAGADAQGTLFGQTFRDMAKNGKSGMPTINYFLASNCFGDYYTRKGLDLNTRELLTMAILVNLGTEPQLKAHIGANLKIRTAEYVEQAIYNCLPYCGYPRTLNALRLLKEAVAEAKAGAVNAADTKVAEQGRSVPGKDWSVFPVGKPNDAYAKFFVGKSYLDMISKEQVGVGNVTFEPACRNNWHIHHAKKGGGQILIATAGRGYYQEWGKPAVELKPGDVVNIPAGVKHWHGAAPDSWFQHLAIEVPGEGGRNEWLEPVSDEDYGKLK from the coding sequence GTGGAAAAGCGCGAGGTGGAGTTGATTCGCCTGGTGTCGCTTGTGACGCAACAGTCGGGCGATCTTTTGCAAGAAGAAGTGGCGACGGCGCTTGCGCAGGGGCTAGCTCCCGAAGAGATTCTCGAGGCGATTTACCAGTGCGCCCCTTACACCGGGTTCCCGCGGACGGTGGATGCTGTGGAAATTGCCCGCAGCGTGTTCAAGGCGAAGAACGTAAAGGTGGACGAAAACCGTGCAACGGTGACGGCGCAGTCCCGTTTGCAGGCGGGTGCAGACGCGCAGGGAACGCTGTTCGGCCAGACTTTCCGCGACATGGCGAAAAACGGTAAGAGCGGTATGCCGACTATCAATTACTTCTTGGCGAGCAACTGCTTTGGCGATTACTACACCCGCAAGGGGCTCGACCTGAATACTCGCGAACTCTTGACGATGGCGATTCTCGTGAACCTGGGAACGGAGCCGCAGCTCAAGGCGCATATCGGCGCGAACCTGAAGATTCGCACGGCCGAATACGTGGAACAGGCGATTTATAATTGCTTGCCGTATTGCGGTTATCCGCGCACGCTGAACGCGTTGCGACTGCTCAAGGAAGCGGTGGCGGAGGCGAAGGCTGGTGCTGTAAACGCGGCGGACACAAAGGTCGCTGAGCAAGGTCGAAGCGTGCCGGGCAAAGACTGGAGCGTGTTTCCGGTGGGCAAGCCGAACGATGCCTACGCCAAGTTTTTCGTGGGCAAGAGCTATCTCGACATGATCAGCAAGGAACAGGTGGGCGTCGGGAATGTGACTTTTGAACCGGCGTGCCGCAACAACTGGCATATCCATCATGCAAAGAAGGGCGGTGGCCAGATTCTCATTGCGACGGCGGGACGCGGCTACTACCAGGAATGGGGCAAGCCGGCGGTGGAACTGAAGCCCGGCGACGTGGTGAACATTCCAGCTGGCGTCAAGCATTGGCACGGGGCGGCTCCGGATTCCTGGTTCCAGCATTTGGCGATTGAAGTCCCTGGCGAAGGTGGTCGCAACGAATGGCTTGAGCCCGTGAGCGACGAAGACTACGGGAAGTTGAAATAA
- a CDS encoding TIGR02147 family protein yields the protein MFAKNKINIYDYSDYRKFLQEFYELEKSLDSSFSYRVFAAAVGMDASLLLKILQGKRHISPKCIDVFVNFFHFKDAKAEYFREMIAYGKAKNDEDVRSHFETLQKMRPAASRELDEARYRYFQQWYYPMIRSALDVFNYRGTQDAAALGECCIPKLSASQVENAVDALLQLGLAHARNDGRVVPTEAHLKTMEHWLSACISDYQSSIAELAGKSIQNTPKEKRDISTLTMALDSRQIDKIREILAKTRKAIVNVVNAMPPQICDSVYQLNFQLFPMMKKEEQ from the coding sequence ATGTTTGCAAAAAACAAAATCAACATCTACGACTATTCGGACTACCGCAAGTTCCTGCAAGAGTTCTATGAACTCGAAAAATCGCTGGATTCCTCGTTCAGTTATCGAGTGTTTGCTGCGGCGGTTGGCATGGACGCAAGCCTGCTTTTGAAAATATTGCAGGGTAAACGCCACATTTCTCCGAAATGCATAGATGTTTTCGTTAATTTTTTCCATTTCAAGGATGCTAAGGCGGAATACTTCCGCGAAATGATTGCTTACGGCAAGGCGAAAAACGATGAGGATGTGCGTAGCCATTTTGAAACGCTTCAAAAAATGCGACCTGCAGCCAGCCGAGAACTCGACGAAGCCCGGTACCGCTATTTTCAGCAATGGTATTATCCGATGATCCGCTCGGCGCTCGATGTATTCAATTATCGCGGTACACAAGATGCTGCCGCCCTTGGGGAATGCTGCATTCCAAAGCTTTCCGCTTCGCAAGTAGAAAACGCTGTCGATGCTTTGTTGCAGCTCGGACTTGCGCATGCCCGCAATGACGGTCGCGTGGTTCCGACCGAAGCTCATCTCAAGACTATGGAACACTGGCTGAGTGCCTGTATCAGCGATTACCAAAGCAGCATTGCGGAACTGGCCGGCAAATCCATCCAAAACACACCCAAAGAAAAGCGCGACATCAGCACGCTCACGATGGCTCTTGATTCGCGACAAATTGATAAAATTCGTGAAATCCTCGCCAAAACGAGAAAAGCCATCGTAAACGTAGTCAATGCGATGCCTCCGCAAATTTGCGATAGCGTTTATCAGTTAAACTTTCAGTTGTTTCCGATGATGAAAAAGGAAGAACAATGA
- a CDS encoding MptD family putative ECF transporter S component yields the protein MRTTGKKSSNTLVRDLVNVGIFGALYLVLSGLGASIGFIPAFIVVSTCVVSLVTSVPLFLFFSKVERPLLCCVLLCTLFGIVMTISGHGISFGLLCVVYGVLAGLCLKLFHKNFVGCLLANVMISFVPSSMMIPLWSSTEEYLAYCSSICDKAYIAHLAELSSSYWPLIGLFGFGAAGAVVGGFIARRMMKKHFERIGLAQ from the coding sequence ATGAGAACTACTGGTAAAAAATCTTCGAATACATTGGTGCGCGACCTAGTGAACGTGGGCATTTTTGGTGCTCTTTACCTTGTGCTTTCTGGACTTGGAGCGAGCATCGGTTTTATTCCTGCATTTATTGTGGTTTCCACATGCGTAGTGAGCTTGGTGACGAGCGTCCCGCTATTCCTTTTCTTTTCGAAAGTCGAAAGACCTTTACTTTGCTGTGTGCTACTTTGCACGCTTTTCGGAATTGTCATGACAATCTCTGGTCACGGAATTTCTTTTGGTTTGCTTTGCGTGGTGTATGGCGTTTTGGCGGGCCTTTGCTTAAAGCTGTTCCACAAGAATTTTGTGGGATGTCTGCTTGCTAATGTGATGATAAGTTTTGTACCTTCTTCGATGATGATTCCGCTTTGGTCTTCGACCGAAGAATATTTGGCGTATTGCAGTTCTATTTGTGATAAGGCTTATATTGCTCATTTGGCGGAGCTTTCTAGCAGCTATTGGCCTTTGATTGGTCTTTTTGGATTTGGTGCCGCAGGTGCTGTGGTGGGTGGCTTTATTGCTCGTCGCATGATGAAAAAGCATTTTGAACGCATCGGACTTGCCCAGTGA
- a CDS encoding glycosyl hydrolase has product MIKRKNFIILILALSSMAFATKYEAEAATLSGGAKNVNASGVSGTGYADLQEGNISFNGVTAESAGKYQVTIHYKAGDFKANYLKVNGATAGTIDFNATTSWADVTTVATLKAGTNTISIEKYWGWISVDYIEVEPYHSSPFKISATPVTPNATESAVKLYSFLRENFGKKTISGMMTGDMSGYTMGADFKTHDDVKYTYTRTGKYPALVGLDFLFASGPKANESWNKEYTDKAISIAKGLWKAGGIPAFTWHWKDPLDKKDAFYIQSAANGGEYTDFDFSTGFKPGTTEWNTESAAYKGIVADIDHIADYFLELQKEGVAGIFRPLHEAGGKWFWWSINSGEQFAALYRLVYDRMVKVKGVKNMIWVYNPEGSTVNSWDPGSEYYDILSIDIYNSANDHSSNASAFDKFKGASKSTKIIALSENGPIPDVNNMHTDEAVWSWWMPWYSTWSGTWPGQTKDGVWKSNMNDERIITLEDMPGWDKYIAITKPDTSTTSIATMPRMAGTATTVGIFDMNGHYLGITTQGLPQGHYVIRKKIQGHIVNTVYLKK; this is encoded by the coding sequence ATGATTAAAAGAAAAAACTTCATTATTTTGATTCTTGCTCTTTCGAGTATGGCATTTGCAACTAAGTACGAAGCTGAAGCAGCGACTCTTTCCGGAGGAGCAAAAAATGTCAACGCATCCGGAGTTTCGGGAACAGGTTATGCCGACTTGCAAGAAGGAAATATTTCTTTTAATGGAGTCACCGCAGAGAGTGCGGGCAAGTACCAAGTGACCATCCATTACAAGGCCGGAGATTTCAAAGCAAACTACTTGAAAGTAAACGGCGCAACAGCAGGCACCATCGACTTTAACGCCACCACTTCGTGGGCGGACGTCACGACAGTCGCTACACTTAAAGCCGGGACAAACACAATCTCTATCGAAAAATACTGGGGCTGGATTAGCGTGGACTATATTGAGGTTGAGCCTTATCATTCCTCCCCTTTCAAAATATCCGCAACACCGGTTACCCCGAACGCCACCGAAAGCGCCGTCAAACTCTACAGTTTTTTGCGTGAAAACTTTGGCAAAAAGACGATTAGCGGCATGATGACCGGCGACATGAGCGGTTACACCATGGGAGCCGACTTCAAGACGCACGACGACGTGAAATACACCTACACGCGCACAGGAAAGTACCCGGCTCTTGTCGGGCTTGATTTCTTGTTTGCGAGTGGCCCGAAGGCAAATGAAAGTTGGAACAAGGAATACACGGACAAGGCAATTTCCATCGCGAAAGGCCTTTGGAAAGCGGGCGGCATCCCTGCATTCACTTGGCACTGGAAAGATCCGCTAGACAAAAAAGACGCCTTCTATATCCAAAGTGCAGCAAACGGAGGCGAATACACCGATTTCGATTTCTCTACAGGTTTCAAGCCAGGCACCACTGAATGGAATACCGAAAGTGCTGCTTACAAAGGAATCGTAGCCGACATTGACCACATCGCCGATTACTTCCTTGAATTGCAGAAAGAAGGTGTAGCGGGAATCTTTCGCCCCTTGCATGAAGCTGGCGGAAAGTGGTTCTGGTGGAGTATTAATTCCGGAGAACAGTTTGCAGCCCTCTATCGCCTCGTCTATGACCGCATGGTCAAAGTCAAGGGTGTAAAAAACATGATTTGGGTCTATAACCCTGAAGGAAGTACCGTAAACTCTTGGGATCCGGGTAGCGAATACTATGATATTCTCTCCATCGACATCTACAATAGCGCAAACGACCATTCCAGTAACGCTAGCGCCTTTGACAAATTCAAAGGCGCATCGAAAAGCACGAAAATTATCGCACTCAGCGAAAATGGTCCCATTCCCGATGTGAACAACATGCATACCGACGAAGCCGTATGGAGTTGGTGGATGCCGTGGTACAGCACCTGGAGCGGAACTTGGCCCGGCCAAACAAAAGATGGCGTTTGGAAGAGCAACATGAATGACGAGCGTATCATTACTCTCGAAGACATGCCAGGTTGGGACAAGTACATAGCAATAACCAAGCCTGACACAAGTACCACCAGTATCGCAACCATGCCACGCATGGCCGGGACTGCAACCACCGTTGGGATTTTTGACATGAACGGTCATTACTTGGGAATCACCACACAAGGACTTCCGCAAGGGCACTATGTTATACGTAAAAAGATTCAAGGACACATTGTGAATACGGTGTATCTCAAGAAATAA